The Gemmatimonadaceae bacterium genome contains a region encoding:
- a CDS encoding ISNCY family transposase translates to MGRTGMSTRELERARIVAQVVAGALRLTEAATLMGVSYRQAKRLRQRFRAGGAGALQHRLVGRASNRAWDPAARSAMLAFVAAELSGPAAPGPGQRFGPTLAAEQVAGELGCPVAVTTLRRWMQAAGLWTRRRALGVPRVRRPRAAHFGELVQLDGSPHAWFEDRGPVCCLLEMVDDATGRTMQRFAPGETADAAVAILRQWVLTHGVPRAIYLDGAGVYRGIPDAERTLSHGRDLGSRFGHLCAALGIQLITAGSPQAKGRVERAHGTHQDRLIKKMRRVGIATLADGNAFLARYTPQHNARFAVPPAAPTDVHRPPLTATAFDALG, encoded by the coding sequence ATGGGGCGCACGGGGATGTCGACACGAGAGTTGGAGCGGGCACGGATCGTGGCGCAGGTGGTGGCCGGGGCCCTGCGTCTCACGGAGGCGGCGACGCTGATGGGCGTGAGTTACCGGCAGGCGAAGCGCCTGCGACAGCGGTTTCGCGCGGGCGGCGCCGGCGCGTTGCAGCACCGGCTCGTCGGGCGCGCGTCGAATCGCGCGTGGGACCCGGCCGCGCGATCGGCGATGCTGGCGTTTGTCGCGGCGGAGTTGAGTGGCCCGGCCGCCCCCGGGCCCGGGCAGCGGTTTGGCCCGACGTTGGCCGCGGAGCAGGTGGCCGGCGAGTTGGGGTGTCCGGTGGCCGTGACGACGCTGCGGCGCTGGATGCAGGCGGCGGGGCTGTGGACGCGGCGGCGCGCGCTCGGCGTGCCCAGGGTGCGCCGGCCGCGCGCGGCGCATTTCGGCGAGCTGGTGCAGCTCGATGGCAGCCCGCACGCGTGGTTCGAGGACCGCGGCCCCGTGTGCTGTCTGCTGGAGATGGTCGATGATGCGACGGGACGCACGATGCAGCGCTTCGCGCCGGGCGAGACCGCCGATGCGGCCGTGGCGATCCTGCGGCAGTGGGTGCTGACGCACGGGGTGCCGCGGGCGATCTACCTCGACGGCGCGGGCGTGTATCGCGGCATTCCCGACGCCGAACGGACCCTGAGCCATGGGCGCGACCTCGGGTCGCGGTTCGGGCACCTCTGTGCGGCGCTCGGGATCCAGCTGATCACGGCGGGCTCACCGCAGGCCAAAGGGCGCGTGGAGCGGGCGCATGGCACGCACCAGGATCGGCTGATCAAGAAGATGCGTCGCGTGGGCATTGCGACGCTCGCGGACGGCAATGCGTTTCTCGCCCGCTACACGCCGCAGCATAACGCGCGCTTCGCCGTCCCGCCGGCCGCGCCCACCGACGTTCATCGCCCGCCGCTCACGGCGACGGCCTTCGACGCGCTCGGCTAG